The Streptomyces cynarae genome contains a region encoding:
- the recN gene encoding DNA repair protein RecN, with product MRIRSLGVIDDAVVELSPGFTAVTGETGAGKTMVVTSLGLLLGGRADPALVRIGAKNAVVEGRIALPEDASVAVRAEEAGAELDDGALIVSRTVSAEGRSRAHLGGRSVPVGVLAELADELVAVHGQTDQQGLLKQTRQRQALDRYAGDAVAVPLAKYQEAYRRLRAVSAELDEITTRARERAQEADMLRFGLEEIAAVEPRPGEDVELAEEAERLGHAEALASAATAAHTALAGNPEDPEGVDASTLVAGAHRALEAVRSHDPALAGLADRIGEIGILLGDVAGELAGYADDLDADPLRLAAVEERRAALTALTRKYGEDINAVLVWAEQSATRLTELDGDDDRIEELTAERDALRSELGGLAQELTDARVEAAERFAAAVTAELASLAMPHARVSFEIRQTEDPDGVEVGGRTVAYGPSGVDEVELLLAPHPGAPPRPIAKGASGGELSRVMLAVEVVFAGTDPVPTYLFDEVDAGVGGKAAVEIGRRLAKLAKTAQVVVVTHLPQVAAFADRQLLVEKTDDGSVTRSGVKVLEGEDRIRELSRMLAGQEDSQTARAHAEELLATARAHA from the coding sequence ATGCGGATACGGTCCCTCGGAGTCATCGACGACGCGGTCGTCGAGCTGTCGCCCGGCTTCACCGCCGTGACCGGTGAGACGGGTGCGGGTAAGACCATGGTCGTCACCAGTCTCGGGCTGCTGCTCGGCGGGCGCGCCGACCCCGCACTCGTGCGGATCGGGGCGAAGAACGCGGTCGTCGAGGGGCGGATCGCCCTGCCCGAGGACGCCTCCGTCGCCGTACGCGCCGAAGAGGCCGGGGCCGAGCTCGACGACGGGGCGCTGATCGTCAGCCGTACCGTTTCCGCCGAGGGACGCTCGCGGGCGCACCTGGGCGGGCGTTCCGTGCCCGTCGGCGTGCTGGCGGAGCTGGCCGACGAACTGGTCGCCGTGCACGGGCAGACCGACCAGCAGGGCCTGCTCAAGCAGACCCGGCAGCGGCAGGCGCTGGACCGGTACGCCGGGGACGCCGTCGCCGTACCGCTCGCCAAGTACCAGGAGGCCTACCGGCGGCTGCGCGCGGTCTCCGCCGAGCTGGACGAGATCACCACGCGCGCCCGTGAGCGCGCCCAGGAAGCCGACATGCTGCGCTTCGGGCTCGAGGAGATCGCGGCCGTGGAGCCGCGGCCGGGCGAGGACGTGGAGCTGGCCGAGGAGGCCGAGCGGCTCGGGCACGCCGAGGCGCTGGCGTCGGCAGCGACGGCCGCGCACACGGCGCTCGCGGGCAACCCCGAGGATCCCGAGGGCGTCGACGCCTCCACCTTGGTCGCGGGCGCCCACCGGGCGCTGGAGGCGGTGCGGTCGCACGACCCGGCGCTTGCGGGGCTCGCCGACCGGATCGGGGAGATCGGCATCCTGCTGGGCGACGTGGCCGGTGAGCTGGCCGGGTACGCCGACGACCTGGACGCCGACCCGCTGCGGCTCGCGGCCGTGGAGGAGCGGCGGGCCGCACTCACCGCACTGACCCGGAAGTACGGCGAGGACATCAACGCCGTTCTCGTCTGGGCCGAGCAGAGCGCCACCCGGCTGACCGAACTCGACGGCGACGACGACCGGATCGAGGAGCTGACCGCCGAGCGGGACGCGCTGCGTTCCGAACTGGGCGGCCTCGCACAGGAGTTGACCGATGCGCGGGTGGAGGCCGCCGAGCGGTTCGCCGCCGCCGTCACCGCCGAGCTGGCCTCGCTCGCCATGCCGCACGCGCGCGTGTCGTTCGAGATCCGGCAGACCGAGGACCCGGACGGGGTCGAGGTCGGCGGGCGTACGGTCGCCTACGGACCGTCGGGCGTCGACGAGGTCGAACTGCTGCTCGCGCCACACCCCGGCGCGCCGCCACGGCCCATCGCCAAGGGCGCCTCGGGCGGTGAGCTGTCGCGCGTGATGCTCGCCGTGGAGGTCGTCTTCGCGGGCACCGACCCCGTGCCGACGTACCTCTTCGACGAGGTCGACGCGGGCGTCGGCGGCAAGGCGGCGGTCGAGATCGGGCGCCGGCTCGCGAAGCTCGCGAAGACCGCGCAGGTCGTGGTCGTCACCCATCTGCCGCAGGTGGCGGCGTTCGCCGACCGGCAGCTGCTGGTGGAGAAGACCGACGACGGCTCGGTCACCCGCTCCGGGGTGAAGGTCCTGGAGGGTGAGGACCGGATCCGTGAGTTGTCCAGGATGCTGGCGGGCCAGGAGGACTCGCAGACCGCCCGCGCCCACGCGGAGGAACTACTGGCCACGGCACGGGCGCACGCGTAG
- a CDS encoding NAD kinase, whose translation MTTNRARTVFLLAHTGRSAAIRSAELVVKGLLRSGIGVRALEDEAADLPLPDDVQLVKEATPQCLDGCELLIVLGGDGTLLRGAEFARASGVPMLGVNLGRVGFLAEAERDDLDRVVDRVVMKAYEVEERMTVDVVVHKNGDIVHTDWALNEAAVQKVSAEKLLEVVLEIDGRPVTGFGCDGIVCATPTGSTAYAFSAGGPVVWPEVEALLMVPISAHALFAKPLVTSPDSVLAVEVQPDTSHGVLWCDGRRMVELPQGARVEVRRGAVPVRLARLHHASFTDRLVAKFALPVSGWRGRPH comes from the coding sequence TTGACAACGAACCGAGCTCGTACTGTTTTCCTGCTGGCCCACACCGGTCGGTCCGCCGCCATCCGCAGTGCCGAGCTGGTGGTCAAGGGCCTGCTGCGCTCCGGGATCGGCGTGCGTGCTCTGGAGGACGAGGCGGCCGACCTTCCGCTGCCGGACGATGTGCAGCTGGTCAAGGAGGCCACCCCGCAGTGCCTCGACGGGTGCGAGCTGCTCATCGTGCTCGGCGGTGACGGCACCCTGCTGCGCGGCGCCGAGTTCGCCCGCGCCTCCGGGGTGCCGATGCTGGGCGTCAACCTCGGCCGGGTCGGCTTCCTCGCCGAGGCCGAGCGCGACGACCTCGACCGGGTCGTCGACCGGGTGGTGATGAAGGCGTACGAGGTCGAGGAGCGGATGACGGTCGACGTCGTCGTGCACAAGAACGGCGACATCGTGCACACCGACTGGGCGCTCAACGAGGCGGCCGTGCAGAAGGTCTCCGCCGAGAAACTTCTCGAGGTCGTCCTGGAGATCGACGGGCGGCCGGTGACGGGGTTCGGCTGCGACGGCATCGTGTGCGCCACCCCGACCGGGTCCACCGCGTACGCCTTCTCCGCGGGCGGGCCCGTGGTGTGGCCGGAGGTGGAGGCGCTGTTGATGGTGCCCATCAGCGCGCACGCCCTGTTCGCCAAGCCGCTGGTGACCTCGCCGGACTCCGTGCTCGCCGTGGAGGTGCAGCCGGACACGTCGCACGGGGTGCTGTGGTGCGACGGGCGGCGGATGGTGGAGCTGCCGCAGGGGGCGCGGGTGGAGGTGCGGCGGGGGGCTGTGCCGGTGCGGCTGGCCCGGCTGCACCACGCGTCGTTCACCGACCGGCTTGTGGCGAAGTTCGCGCTTCCGGTGTCGGGGTGGAGAGGCCGACCTCACTGA
- a CDS encoding TlyA family RNA methyltransferase, whose protein sequence is MAGAARRRLDAELVRRKLARSREHASQLIAAGRVTVGKTVATKPATQVETAAAIVVAQDDGDPDYVSRGGHKLAGALKVFVPRGLVVEGRRALDAGASTGGFTDVLLRAGAAHVVAVDVGYGQLAWSLQSDERVTVKDRTNVRELTLEAIDGEPVDLVVGDLSFIPLGLVLPALVRCVKPDADLVMMVKPQFEVGKERLGSGGVVRSPQLRAEAVRGVAERAAELGLGVKGVTASPLPGPSGNVEYFLWLRAGAPALDPADVDRAVAEGPC, encoded by the coding sequence GTGGCAGGAGCCGCACGCCGCCGTCTCGACGCGGAGCTGGTCCGTCGGAAGCTCGCGCGCTCGCGCGAGCACGCCAGCCAGCTGATCGCCGCCGGCCGGGTCACCGTCGGCAAGACCGTCGCGACCAAGCCCGCCACGCAGGTCGAGACCGCCGCCGCCATCGTGGTGGCGCAGGACGACGGCGACCCCGACTACGTCTCGCGCGGCGGCCACAAGCTCGCCGGCGCCCTGAAGGTCTTCGTCCCCCGGGGCCTGGTCGTCGAGGGACGGCGGGCGCTGGACGCCGGCGCGTCCACCGGCGGCTTCACCGACGTCCTGCTGCGCGCGGGCGCCGCCCATGTCGTCGCCGTCGACGTCGGATACGGACAACTGGCCTGGTCTCTCCAGAGTGATGAACGCGTCACCGTCAAGGACCGTACGAACGTGCGCGAGTTGACGCTCGAAGCGATCGATGGGGAGCCAGTGGATCTTGTCGTGGGGGATCTGTCCTTCATCCCGCTCGGACTGGTGCTGCCCGCCCTGGTGCGGTGCGTGAAGCCGGACGCCGACCTGGTGATGATGGTCAAGCCGCAGTTCGAGGTGGGGAAGGAACGGCTCGGCAGCGGCGGCGTGGTCCGCAGCCCGCAGCTGCGCGCCGAGGCCGTGCGCGGGGTGGCCGAGCGGGCCGCGGAACTGGGGCTCGGGGTGAAGGGCGTGACGGCCAGCCCGCTGCCCGGGCCGTCGGGCAATGTCGAGTACTTTCTGTGGCTGCGAGCCGGAGCACCCGCGCTGGACCCGGCCGACGTTGACCGTGCTGTGGCGGAGGGGCCGTGTTGA
- a CDS encoding SCP2 sterol-binding domain-containing protein, with protein sequence MATIEECRSALEKFSDNLAGAEGDVREATALDRSLSCHITDLDVTFVGRLEDGRIQVLDTLQGPPREKAQIRLAMAGDDLVAMVDGELHFAKAWGSGRVKLEAGLRDLFRLRKLL encoded by the coding sequence ATGGCGACGATTGAGGAGTGCCGCAGCGCACTCGAGAAGTTCTCGGACAACCTGGCGGGCGCCGAAGGGGACGTGCGGGAAGCCACGGCCCTGGACCGCTCGCTGAGCTGTCATATCACCGACCTGGACGTCACCTTCGTCGGCCGCCTCGAGGACGGCCGGATCCAGGTGCTCGACACGCTCCAGGGGCCACCGCGCGAGAAGGCCCAGATCAGACTCGCCATGGCCGGGGACGACCTGGTGGCGATGGTCGACGGGGAACTTCACTTCGCCAAGGCGTGGGGCTCGGGCCGGGTCAAGCTGGAGGCGGGACTGAGGGACCTGTTCCGCCTCAGGAAGCTTCTCTAG
- a CDS encoding ABC transporter ATP-binding protein: MKATGGPDTNDTRTTRSTVNRLCADDVTLAYDQRVIAERLSVEIPDNSFTVIVGPNACGKSTLLRALSRMLKPAQGRVLLDGQVIQSMPAKKVARTLGLLPQSSVAPDGITVADLVGRGRYPHQGLLRQWSGEDERVVKESMARTGVAELADRHVDELSGGQRQRVWIAMALAQQTPLLLLDEPTTYLDIQHQIDVLDLCAELHEEQGRTLVAVLHDLNHAARYASHLIALRDGRVVAEGAPNDIVTAELVEEVFGLRCQVVPDPETGTPLVVPAARRARAQAAAAAAREAS; the protein is encoded by the coding sequence ATGAAGGCCACGGGCGGACCGGACACGAACGACACCAGGACCACGAGGAGCACTGTGAACCGCCTCTGCGCCGACGACGTCACCCTCGCCTACGACCAGCGCGTGATCGCCGAGCGGTTGTCCGTGGAGATCCCCGACAACTCCTTCACCGTGATCGTCGGGCCGAACGCCTGCGGCAAGTCCACGCTGCTGCGCGCACTGTCCCGGATGCTCAAGCCGGCGCAGGGGCGGGTGCTGCTGGACGGGCAGGTCATCCAGTCGATGCCCGCGAAGAAGGTCGCGCGCACCCTGGGCCTGCTCCCGCAGTCCTCCGTCGCACCCGACGGGATCACCGTCGCGGACCTGGTGGGGCGGGGGCGGTACCCGCACCAGGGGCTCCTGCGCCAGTGGTCCGGCGAGGACGAGCGGGTCGTGAAGGAGTCCATGGCACGGACCGGCGTCGCGGAACTGGCCGACCGCCACGTCGACGAGCTCTCCGGCGGCCAGCGGCAGCGCGTGTGGATAGCCATGGCGCTGGCCCAGCAGACCCCGCTGCTGCTGCTCGACGAGCCGACCACCTACCTCGACATCCAGCACCAGATCGACGTGCTCGACCTGTGCGCCGAACTGCACGAGGAGCAGGGGCGCACCCTGGTGGCGGTCCTGCACGACCTCAACCACGCCGCCCGGTACGCCAGCCACCTCATCGCCCTGCGCGACGGCAGGGTCGTCGCCGAGGGCGCCCCGAACGACATCGTCACGGCCGAGCTGGTGGAGGAGGTCTTCGGCCTGCGCTGCCAGGTCGTCCCCGACCCGGAGACGGGAACACCGCTGGTGGTCCCGGCGGCCCGCAGGGCACGGGCGCAGGCGGCCGCCGCGGCCGCTAGAGAAGCTTCCTGA